AACAGTGTAAATCCCAAGAATTACCCATAAAAGGTTTGTTGGGCTCTCACATTGCATGTGAATCGTACATAAGAAAAAACTATTATGCAATGTGCATATTTGCTAATAGTGAACCGATTAAGATTTAGTTAAAAGATCACAACATATTATCAATCAGCGAAGTAAGATAACTTTGGATTTTCTTAACTTCTTCAGTTTTGCCTATTAATGAGCTTACATCTATCTTTTCTTCTCTTAATTCGTCAGAGTACAAATTTGCCCATTCTAATATCATATTTTGATCTACTTCAATATGAAACTGTAAACCTATTGAATTTTTATAAATGAAACCTTGATTCTGATATTTTTCAGATGAAAATATGTGCAAAGAATCCTTTGGCAAATCAAAGGTATCGCCATGCCAACAAAAAGCGTTAAATTCTCTTGGGAAATTATGGGTATATTTGTGATTGTATTGTTTAAACATTTTGTGCCAGCCGATTTCTTTTCCCATTTCTCCTTTATATACTCTTGCCCCAAGAACATGGGCGAGTATTTGTGATCCTAAACAAATACCGATAATCGGAACATCTTTGTCTAAGGCACTTTCTACGATTTTAAACTCATCTTTTAAAAATGGATATTTATCATAT
This genomic interval from Thermodesulfobium sp. 4217-1 contains the following:
- a CDS encoding type 1 glutamine amidotransferase — translated: MKILAIRHVKEEGPGYLYNIFSEKGFGIGTNIIDICDITKKTVHNISLSEYNFLIILGGYMGVYEYDKYPFLKDEFKIVESALDKDVPIIGICLGSQILAHVLGARVYKGEMGKEIGWHKMFKQYNHKYTHNFPREFNAFCWHGDTFDLPKDSLHIFSSEKYQNQGFIYKNSIGLQFHIEVDQNMILEWANLYSDELREEKIDVSSLIGKTEEVKKIQSYLTSLIDNML